The genomic stretch GCGGCACGATCCTTGATTACGTGCTTCACGTACGCGAGCGTGATTGTTTCCGTGGGAGGGTCCGTATTCGAGACCGCATAGCTCCCGATCAGCACGTGCTCCAGTGTCACCTTGCGCGTCTTCGTGCCCGAGACAAGCTCAAACTCGACCGCGGTGAACGTGCGACCTTCGGTGTGCGCGGCAGCCAGCACGGGCGACGCCGCGTCGACGCTTTTGACGACGATGACCTCCGACGTTTCTTCTACAAATGCCTCGCCGTCCTTCGGCGCGCGTCGCGGCCGGGGAGCTTTGAAACTGGTGCCGAGGACGTCGATCCAGTCACGCCGACTCGGGGTACTCGAGGTGCCCCGAACGCCGGGAATTCGCAGGAATGCCGTGCTCGTATCTGCCATCATCCGAGTCTCCGTCGCGCGGCCCCGTTACAACCGCTCCCACGCCGCTGCATCCAGCTTCGGGAAGCTGATCTGGCAGGCCCCGGGCTCCCTCAGGGCCACGCGCGCCAGCCCCTTCACGTTGGTCGCACCCGTGTGCTCCGTGCCGTCGGGCTCGACGACCACGAACTCCTCCGCTGGCCGCGGCTGCCCGAGCTCGTCCACCAGCTCGATCTCGATCCACGACGTCTGCTTCGCGCTCACGGTCTCGGCCGGCGGCACTTCCTCCGGAGTCTCCGTATAACGAACGTTCTGCCCGAAGCGCGTCGTCGCGGCCGGCTTCGCTTCCTCGACGGGGGTCGGCCCGTCGGGTTCCGGAACCTCTGCGGATCCGCCGCTGTTGATGTTCACCATCTTCCCCATGATGGTGATGCCGCTCTTATCCAACTTGATGAAGTTGCCGTTGCACCAGAGCGTGACGCTGGTGTCCGACCCCAGCCAGATGCCGTCGCCGTTGAGCAGGTTGTACTGCCGGTTCACAAACTTGGTCTGCTTGCCGTGCAGAAACTCCTTCACGTCGCCCTCGACCTTGAGGTGCTTCGAGCCATCGATCTGCTCGATCAGGTCGAGCTTCACCAGCGAATGCTTCTGCTCCTTCACCAGCTCGTAGGCATTCTTGCCCACCGTTGCGTGCCGGTCCCCGCCGGTGCTCTCGAAGTGACTGCCGCGCGCCCGCAGGTGCAGCGCGTTGTGCGCGTACAGCAGTAGCTCCTCCTTGTCCTTGGCATCGTCGAAGCGAATCTCATTCGCCCCGCCCGCACCCGGGCTGCTGCACGTGCGGATCGCGGAGATCGTCTTGTCTTCCGGCAACTTGTACGGCGGCATGTGGTCGCGGTTGTACACGCTGCCAATGATGATCGGCCGGTTCGGATTCCCCTCCAGGAAATCCACGATCACTTCCTGCCCCACACGCGGCAGCATCAGCATCCCGTAGTTGCCGCCGGCGAGGCCCTGGCTCACCCGAATCCAGCACGACGCGTTCGCGCCGAACGCCGCGACACGGTCCCAGTTGAACTGCACCTTCACACGCCCGTACTCGTCGCAGTAGATCTCCTCTCCCGCGGGCCCCACAACCCGCGCCGTCTGCGTACCGCGCATTTCTGGCCACGGCGTGATGCGCGGCGGGCGATACGTCACCGCCGCTGGAACGCACTCGAAGCGGCACTGGTACACGGGCGCATCGAAGTCGACTGCACCCGACCGCGCCACGTCGTCGATCAGATGCGGCAACGTGAGCGCATCCGCGGCACTCTCCCCACGCGCACCGGCCACGCTCGCCAGGTCGCGCGCCACCTGCCCCGCGTGATACACCCACTCCGTCCGCGCACGCTGCGCGGTC from Phycisphaerales bacterium encodes the following:
- the tssI gene encoding type VI secretion system tip protein VgrG; translation: MPLLQDDVSVRYVRRMPLDFQVAGGDGYRFSVVRFSGTEGLCRLYRFEIDLAYGDAEPVILDELVGRPAVLNVRGADGDRHFHGIIGRFEMTGEAAGQTHFRVELVPTAWLLTHRYDSRIYQNKSVPEIVADVLERAGIPADHYRFALEKTYPPREYCVQYRETDYNFIARLLEEEGIWWCFEQHEELHILLIADVAAAYAPIESEGALRYVLPTGLNSEEDHVFRFRLGQSVRPGAVLLNEFNFENPALDLRCEHETGRDEQLRFSDYPGDYGAQSDGVARARVRAEEFEATRITGIGQSGCRRLAPGRTFELSGHPSAACNGSYLLTAVRHEGKQPTSRSVGDADGRARVLGARLHQAVLAARQSDEPAVRELAEALLEITARLSAGDPTAQRARTEWVYHAGQVARDLASVAGARGESAADALTLPHLIDDVARSGAVDFDAPVYQCRFECVPAAVTYRPPRITPWPEMRGTQTARVVGPAGEEIYCDEYGRVKVQFNWDRVAAFGANASCWIRVSQGLAGGNYGMLMLPRVGQEVIVDFLEGNPNRPIIIGSVYNRDHMPPYKLPEDKTISAIRTCSSPGAGGANEIRFDDAKDKEELLLYAHNALHLRARGSHFESTGGDRHATVGKNAYELVKEQKHSLVKLDLIEQIDGSKHLKVEGDVKEFLHGKQTKFVNRQYNLLNGDGIWLGSDTSVTLWCNGNFIKLDKSGITIMGKMVNINSGGSAEVPEPDGPTPVEEAKPAATTRFGQNVRYTETPEEVPPAETVSAKQTSWIEIELVDELGQPRPAEEFVVVEPDGTEHTGATNVKGLARVALREPGACQISFPKLDAAAWERL